Proteins encoded by one window of Lutibacter sp. A64:
- the gyrA gene encoding DNA gyrase subunit A: protein MAEGEKLIPINIEDEMKSAYIDYSMSVIVSRALPDVRDGLKPVHRRVLYGMHELGIKATGSYKKSARVVGEVLGKYHPHGDTSVYDSMVRMAQDWSVRYMMVDGQGNFGSVDGDSPAAMRYTEVRMQKISEEMLSDIEKDTVDHKLNFDDTLNEPTVLPTRIPNLLVNGASGIAVGMATNMAPHNLTEVINGTLAYIDNREIEVSELMQYIKAPDFPTGGIIYGYEGVKEAFETGRGRIVIRAKASIEEVKGRECIIVTEIPYQVNKADMIKKTADLVNEKKLEGIANIRDESDRNGMRIVYVLKRDAIPNIVLNKLYKYTALQTSFSVNNIALVNGRPEQLNLKQLIHYFVEHRHEVIVRRTEFELKKAEARAHILEGLIIASDNIDEVIKIIRASNNADEARESLMTRFELTEIQAKAIVEMRLRQLTGLEQDKLRAEYDEIIKTIEDLKDILSNEIRRYSIIKEELEAIRDKYGDDRRSIIEYAGGDLSIEDMIPNSKVIVTISHAGYVKRTNLDEYKVQNRGGRGQKGVATRNEDFLEHLFLGTNHQYMLFFTQKGKVFWMRVYEIPEGSKTSKGRALVNLINLEQDDKVKAFLVTEDLKNEEYVNNHYVIMATKKGQVKKTSLEQYSRPRTNGINAITIKDDDELLEAKLTNGDSQVMMALKSGKSIRFEESKTRPMGRNASGVRGIRLADEQDEVVGMVAVNDLESNILVVSENGYGKRSSLEDYRITNRGGKGVKTINVTEKTGGLVAIKNVTDEDDLMIINKSGITIRLAVADLRVMGRATQGVKLINIKDNDSIAAVAKVVHEEEVDVNEEENGTEIENNNDEITNKE from the coding sequence ATGGCAGAAGGAGAAAAACTGATACCTATTAATATAGAAGATGAAATGAAATCTGCGTACATTGATTATTCAATGTCAGTGATTGTTTCAAGAGCATTACCAGATGTGCGAGATGGTTTAAAACCAGTACATAGAAGGGTTCTTTATGGAATGCATGAATTAGGTATTAAAGCTACAGGTTCATATAAAAAATCAGCAAGAGTTGTTGGGGAAGTACTTGGTAAGTACCACCCACATGGTGATACTTCGGTATACGATTCTATGGTGCGTATGGCTCAAGATTGGAGCGTGCGTTATATGATGGTAGATGGTCAAGGTAACTTTGGATCTGTTGATGGTGATAGCCCAGCAGCAATGCGTTATACTGAGGTGCGTATGCAAAAAATATCTGAAGAAATGCTTTCAGATATAGAAAAAGACACTGTAGATCATAAATTAAATTTTGATGATACTTTAAACGAACCAACAGTTTTACCAACTAGAATTCCAAATTTATTGGTAAACGGAGCTTCTGGTATCGCAGTAGGTATGGCTACAAATATGGCGCCTCATAATTTAACCGAAGTAATAAACGGAACTTTAGCATATATAGATAATCGAGAAATTGAGGTTTCAGAATTAATGCAATATATTAAGGCTCCAGATTTTCCTACCGGAGGTATTATTTATGGTTATGAAGGCGTAAAAGAAGCCTTTGAGACTGGAAGAGGACGAATTGTAATACGTGCTAAAGCTTCTATTGAAGAAGTAAAAGGTAGAGAATGTATTATAGTTACTGAAATTCCATACCAAGTTAACAAAGCAGATATGATTAAAAAAACTGCAGACTTAGTTAACGAGAAAAAATTAGAAGGTATTGCTAATATTAGAGACGAATCCGATAGAAATGGAATGCGTATTGTTTATGTATTAAAACGAGATGCAATTCCTAATATTGTATTAAATAAACTATATAAATATACTGCGTTACAAACTTCTTTTAGTGTTAATAATATTGCATTAGTAAATGGACGCCCAGAACAACTAAACCTAAAACAACTAATACATTATTTTGTTGAACATAGACATGAAGTAATTGTTAGAAGAACCGAATTTGAGCTTAAAAAAGCAGAGGCTAGAGCACATATTTTAGAAGGTTTAATTATTGCAAGTGATAATATAGATGAAGTAATTAAAATAATTAGAGCATCTAATAATGCTGATGAAGCTAGAGAAAGTTTAATGACACGTTTTGAGCTTACAGAAATTCAAGCAAAAGCAATTGTAGAAATGCGTTTGCGTCAATTAACTGGACTAGAGCAAGATAAATTACGTGCAGAATATGATGAAATTATTAAAACTATTGAAGATTTAAAAGATATTTTATCAAATGAAATTAGACGTTACAGTATTATTAAAGAAGAATTAGAAGCTATTAGAGATAAATATGGTGATGATCGTAGATCTATAATAGAATATGCTGGAGGAGATTTATCTATTGAAGATATGATTCCTAACTCTAAAGTAATTGTAACAATTTCTCACGCAGGTTATGTAAAACGTACAAACTTAGACGAATATAAAGTTCAAAATAGAGGAGGACGTGGTCAAAAAGGAGTAGCTACTAGAAATGAAGATTTCTTAGAGCATTTATTTTTGGGTACCAACCACCAATACATGTTATTCTTTACTCAAAAAGGAAAAGTATTTTGGATGCGTGTTTACGAAATTCCTGAAGGAAGTAAAACTTCAAAAGGTAGAGCACTTGTTAATTTAATAAATTTAGAACAAGACGATAAAGTAAAAGCATTCTTGGTTACAGAAGATTTAAAGAATGAAGAATATGTTAATAATCATTATGTGATTATGGCAACCAAAAAAGGTCAAGTTAAAAAAACTTCATTAGAACAATATTCAAGACCAAGAACAAATGGAATTAATGCTATTACAATTAAAGACGATGATGAATTGTTAGAAGCAAAATTAACCAATGGAGATAGCCAAGTAATGATGGCTTTAAAATCTGGTAAATCTATTCGTTTTGAAGAAAGTAAAACCAGACCAATGGGAAGAAATGCTTCCGGGGTTCGCGGTATAAGACTAGCAGATGAACAAGATGAAGTTGTTGGAATGGTTGCTGTTAACGATTTAGAAAGTAATATTCTTGTAGTTTCAGAAAACGGTTATGGTAAACGTTCTAGCCTAGAAGATTATAGAATAACAAACCGTGGAGGTAAAGGAGTTAAAACTATAAATGTAACAGAGAAAACAGGAGGTTTAGTTGCAATTAAAAATGTAACCGACGAAGATGATTTAATGATTATTAATAAATCGGGTATTACAATTAGATTGGCTGTTGCAGATTTACGTGTTATGGGACGTGCTACGCAGGGTGTTAAATTAATAAATATTAAAGATAACGACTCAATTGCTGCAGTTGCAAAGGTAGTACATGAAGAAGAAGTTGATGTTAATGAAGAGGAAAATGGCACGGAAATTGAAAACAATAATGATGAGATTACAAATAAAGAATAA
- a CDS encoding tetratricopeptide repeat protein — MKKQLIFLSAFLISMTVFGQKNELKTAEKAIKNSDFSSAMAAINQAESLIGSADQKLKAKYYYLKGMALYQAGANSNVEEVGDAFNELLTYEQESNKFKYSNEIKELINTLVQNTAANASKSYETAVQSKLPEDYVKAADGFSQVYALSPTDTTFLDNAALVYFMGQDYEKSKEAYQKLLDLNYTGISTVFIANNKENGEEVVYPSKKAMDLQVKLGMAENPREEIKESRREMIFKNLAQNYAMLEDSEKALEIIAAGREEFPTSYSLLIDEANMYYKAGDNDKFKEKLEEAISLNPTEPTLYYNVGVMNMSQGNLDEAIKSFEKAVELKPDYGDAYNNIGAAIIEKATPIIDEMNKSLSDFDKYDSLQKQQFEIYKEALPYYEKAYEINSESLSVIQTLMGLYENLEMTDKLNEIKAVYEKLN; from the coding sequence ATGAAAAAACAATTAATATTTCTGTCTGCTTTTTTAATTAGTATGACAGTATTTGGGCAAAAAAATGAATTAAAAACAGCCGAAAAAGCTATAAAGAATAGCGATTTTTCATCTGCAATGGCAGCAATTAATCAAGCAGAGAGTTTAATTGGTAGTGCAGATCAGAAACTAAAAGCTAAATACTATTATTTAAAAGGTATGGCTTTATATCAAGCAGGAGCTAATTCTAATGTTGAAGAAGTAGGTGATGCTTTTAATGAATTGTTAACGTACGAACAAGAGTCTAATAAGTTTAAGTATTCTAATGAAATAAAAGAATTAATTAACACTTTAGTTCAAAATACAGCAGCAAATGCTTCTAAAAGTTATGAAACTGCTGTTCAAAGTAAATTACCAGAAGACTATGTAAAAGCAGCTGATGGATTTTCACAAGTATATGCTTTAAGTCCTACAGATACTACTTTTTTAGATAATGCAGCGCTGGTTTATTTTATGGGGCAAGATTATGAAAAATCTAAAGAAGCTTATCAAAAATTATTAGATTTAAATTACACGGGTATATCAACCGTTTTTATTGCTAATAATAAAGAAAATGGAGAAGAAGTTGTATATCCAAGTAAAAAAGCAATGGATTTACAAGTTAAATTAGGGATGGCTGAAAACCCAAGAGAAGAGATTAAAGAGTCTAGACGTGAAATGATATTTAAAAACTTAGCACAAAATTATGCTATGTTAGAAGATTCAGAAAAAGCGTTGGAAATTATTGCTGCAGGTAGAGAAGAATTTCCTACTAGTTATTCATTATTAATTGATGAAGCTAATATGTACTATAAAGCAGGAGATAATGATAAGTTTAAAGAAAAATTAGAAGAAGCTATTAGCTTAAATCCTACAGAACCTACTTTATATTATAACGTTGGGGTAATGAATATGAGCCAAGGTAATTTAGATGAAGCTATAAAATCTTTTGAAAAAGCAGTAGAATTAAAACCAGATTATGGAGATGCTTATAATAATATAGGAGCTGCAATTATAGAAAAAGCAACACCAATAATTGATGAGATGAATAAAAGTTTATCTGATTTTGATAAATATGATAGTTTGCAAAAACAACAATTTGAAATTTATAAAGAAGCACTTCCTTATTATGAGAAAGCTTATGAGATAAATTCAGAGAGTTTAAGTGTTATCCAAACTTTAATGGGATTATACGAAAACCTTGAAATGACAGATAAATTAAATGAAATTAAGGCAGTTTACGAAAAATTAAACTAG
- a CDS encoding C40 family peptidase, with the protein MQYGICNLSIIPVRIEPNNISEMVSQLLFGEHFKVLESRKNWSKIRIAFDNYEGWINNKQYEEISEETYKTLDTSAITLAADLIDFATDNNNNFATVCLGSNLPFYDSKNILVNNTQFYYEGAILDSQSPKNSVIDIAYKFLNTPYLWGGKTPFGIDSSGFTQMVYKLCGYKLLRDASQQATQGEVLSFIEESEPGDLAFFDDSEGIITHVGIIMKDNYIIHAHGKVRVDMLDHSGIFNLELQKHTHKLRVIKKII; encoded by the coding sequence ATGCAATACGGTATTTGTAATTTAAGTATTATCCCTGTTAGAATTGAACCTAACAACATTTCTGAAATGGTTTCTCAACTATTATTTGGTGAACATTTTAAAGTACTAGAATCTAGAAAAAATTGGAGCAAAATAAGAATTGCTTTCGACAATTATGAAGGCTGGATAAACAACAAACAGTACGAAGAAATTTCTGAAGAAACATATAAAACACTAGACACTTCTGCTATTACTTTAGCTGCTGATTTAATTGATTTTGCTACTGATAATAACAACAATTTTGCAACCGTATGCCTAGGCTCTAATTTACCTTTTTACGACTCAAAAAATATTCTAGTTAATAATACCCAATTTTATTATGAAGGTGCTATTTTAGATTCCCAATCTCCTAAAAATTCAGTTATAGATATTGCCTATAAATTTTTAAATACGCCTTATTTATGGGGAGGAAAAACACCTTTTGGCATAGATTCTTCTGGTTTTACTCAAATGGTTTATAAACTATGTGGTTATAAATTATTAAGAGATGCTTCGCAACAAGCAACACAAGGTGAAGTACTTAGTTTTATTGAAGAAAGTGAACCAGGCGATTTAGCTTTTTTTGATGATAGTGAAGGAATAATTACCCATGTAGGTATAATAATGAAAGACAATTATATTATACATGCACACGGTAAAGTTAGAGTAGATATGCTAGACCATAGTGGAATATTTAATCTTGAACTGCAAAAGCATACTCATAAACTTCGAGTTATTAAAAAAATTATATAA
- a CDS encoding acetyl-CoA C-acyltransferase, protein MKEVVIVSVARTPIGSFLGSLASISAPKLGAIAIKGALNKINLDPTLIDEVYMGNVISAGLGQAPARQAAIFAGIPNTVPCTTINKVCASGMKSIMLATQAIKAGDAEIIIAGGMENMSSIPHYISGRKATKLGNINAVDGLLLDGLTDVYNQKHMGTCGDLCASEYNFTREDQDNFAIASYNKSAKAWENGNFKNEIIPVEIPQRKGNPIIFSEDEEYKNINKDKVPTLRPVFNKDGTVTAANASTLNDGAAALVIMSLEKAIELNLKPIAKIKGYADAANEPKWFTTAPAKAIPKALAKAEISLNNVDYFELNEAFSIVGLANIKLLGLDANKVNINGGAVSLGHPLGMSGARIVIALTSILEQKNAKIGAAGICNGGGGASAIVIERM, encoded by the coding sequence ATGAAAGAAGTTGTAATTGTTTCTGTAGCACGCACTCCTATTGGTAGTTTTTTAGGTAGTTTAGCCTCAATTTCTGCACCAAAATTGGGTGCAATTGCAATAAAAGGCGCTTTAAATAAAATAAACTTAGACCCAACTTTAATTGATGAAGTTTATATGGGAAATGTTATTTCTGCAGGTCTCGGTCAAGCTCCTGCAAGACAAGCCGCAATTTTTGCAGGTATTCCAAATACAGTTCCTTGCACAACTATAAATAAGGTTTGCGCTTCTGGAATGAAGTCTATTATGCTAGCAACACAAGCAATAAAAGCTGGTGATGCCGAAATTATAATTGCTGGTGGTATGGAAAATATGAGTAGCATTCCTCATTATATTTCTGGAAGAAAAGCCACAAAATTAGGTAATATAAATGCAGTTGATGGTCTTTTATTAGATGGTTTAACCGATGTTTACAACCAAAAACATATGGGTACTTGTGGTGATTTATGTGCTTCAGAATATAATTTTACTAGAGAAGATCAAGATAATTTTGCTATAGCATCCTATAATAAATCTGCCAAAGCTTGGGAAAACGGTAACTTTAAAAATGAAATTATTCCTGTTGAAATTCCACAAAGAAAAGGCAATCCAATTATTTTTTCTGAAGATGAAGAATATAAAAATATTAATAAAGATAAAGTACCAACATTAAGACCTGTTTTTAATAAAGATGGTACTGTAACAGCTGCAAATGCATCTACTCTAAATGATGGAGCCGCAGCATTGGTTATTATGAGTTTAGAGAAAGCTATAGAACTAAATTTAAAACCAATAGCTAAAATTAAAGGGTATGCAGATGCTGCAAACGAGCCTAAATGGTTTACAACAGCACCTGCAAAAGCAATTCCTAAAGCATTAGCTAAAGCTGAAATATCTCTAAATAATGTTGATTATTTTGAACTAAACGAAGCTTTTTCTATTGTAGGTTTAGCTAACATAAAATTACTTGGTTTAGACGCCAATAAAGTTAATATTAATGGTGGTGCAGTTTCTTTAGGCCACCCGTTAGGAATGTCTGGGGCTAGAATTGTAATTGCTTTAACCTCAATATTAGAACAAAAAAACGCAAAAATTGGTGCTGCCGGTATCTGCAATGGAGGTGGCGGTGCAAGTGCAATAGTAATTGAAAGAATGTAA